From a region of the Paenibacillus segetis genome:
- a CDS encoding sensor histidine kinase — MNILAIVVGVLSILVVLFMAYIVFLQLQLANINRQLAKRLNENTRQPISLELLNSELNALAININKCLKAEETLRVNSIREEKRFKEQVANISHDLRTPLTAIKGYQQLLAKGSLSEEQQEKLRVAQKYADKLGDLIEHFFEYSLHVNAEPKLAMNQLNLSNLLTECLAESIHSFEDNNLTLHYKETVPVFIMVDREYTIRIIQNLIRNGITHSAGDIEVNLSAKQNAVLTFKNPVNNNADIEVTRLFERFYTADTARRNSTGLGLSIVKLLTEQMGGNTNATLQGNMLEIRVELPLCEKGK, encoded by the coding sequence GTGAATATATTGGCGATTGTAGTTGGAGTTTTGAGTATCCTAGTTGTTTTATTTATGGCATATATCGTCTTTCTCCAACTACAATTGGCTAATATCAACCGACAGTTGGCGAAACGCTTGAATGAAAATACACGCCAGCCAATCAGTCTGGAACTACTCAATAGTGAACTTAATGCTTTGGCTATTAATATCAATAAATGCTTGAAAGCAGAAGAAACTCTACGTGTGAATAGCATTCGTGAGGAAAAGCGCTTTAAGGAGCAAGTTGCCAATATATCTCATGATTTAAGGACACCACTTACTGCTATAAAAGGTTATCAGCAACTTCTAGCAAAAGGTTCACTCTCAGAAGAACAACAAGAGAAGCTTCGGGTTGCGCAAAAATATGCTGACAAGTTAGGTGACTTGATCGAGCATTTTTTCGAGTATTCGCTTCATGTAAATGCAGAGCCGAAGCTAGCTATGAATCAACTTAATCTATCCAACCTATTAACGGAGTGTCTTGCGGAATCCATTCATAGTTTTGAAGACAATAATTTAACATTACATTATAAAGAAACCGTTCCGGTGTTTATCATGGTTGACCGGGAATACACAATCAGAATTATTCAAAATCTAATACGAAATGGTATTACACATTCTGCAGGTGACATTGAAGTGAATCTTTCCGCGAAGCAAAACGCAGTCCTTACTTTTAAAAATCCAGTGAATAACAATGCTGATATTGAGGTCACTCGGCTGTTTGAACGTTTCTATACTGCTGACACTGCAAGAAGAAACTCGACAGGACTAGGATTATCTATAGTTAAACTGTTAACAGAGCAAATGGGTGGTAATACAAACGCTACTCTACAAGGGAATATGCTTGAAATTCGAGTTGAACTTCCGTTGTGCGAAAAGGGAAAATGA